A single window of Methanoculleus oceani DNA harbors:
- a CDS encoding thioredoxin-like domain-containing protein produces MKPMAAPDFPPGLEWLNIDRPLSVRDLSGRIVLLSFSTFACSNCTRLVPEIRQLEEKFPDLVILEIHSPGLESGAVAGNFREAVHRAGVEHPVAIDRDHLLWQAFGVRDWPTFVLIDPAGNVVGKTAGEGLYGRLHPKIERIAGEFGERGLLEKGRLQSRTGPETAREGSLYRPGKIAADNAGMRLFISDSGHHRIVVADRDGKILETIGTGTAGNTDGSFAEAAFYLPGGLAFDEEAGILYVADTGNHTIRMVSWPDRRVATAAGTGLSAPSPDEGGPGTDVALNAPQDLALLDGYLYVAMAGANQVWRMDLATHEIEPYAGSGREGLVDGPLGEAAFAGPAGIVTDGEALYVADSGASAIRRIKRGMVETRIGHSPDDFGDLDTIAGMARIHQPMGIASREGSLYIADTYNHKIKQFDPETGWVLTRVGSGVRGYRDGLSGDAKLNEPNGLVDFAGLWYIADTGNHAVRVYDPVRHVVSTLALWK; encoded by the coding sequence ATGAAACCGATGGCTGCGCCCGACTTCCCCCCGGGTCTCGAATGGCTCAACATCGACCGCCCCCTCTCCGTCCGCGACCTCTCCGGGAGGATAGTGCTGCTCTCCTTTTCGACGTTCGCCTGTTCAAACTGCACGCGGCTGGTGCCGGAGATCCGGCAACTTGAGGAGAAGTTTCCGGATCTGGTGATCCTCGAGATTCATTCGCCCGGACTCGAATCCGGCGCAGTCGCCGGGAACTTCCGGGAGGCGGTCCACCGTGCCGGAGTGGAACACCCCGTCGCCATCGACCGCGACCACCTGCTCTGGCAGGCCTTCGGGGTCCGGGACTGGCCGACCTTCGTCCTCATCGACCCGGCGGGGAACGTGGTCGGGAAGACCGCCGGGGAGGGGCTCTACGGGAGGCTCCACCCGAAGATCGAGCGGATCGCAGGGGAGTTCGGGGAGCGCGGTCTGCTTGAAAAAGGACGGCTGCAGTCCCGGACCGGCCCGGAGACGGCGCGGGAAGGAAGTCTGTATCGTCCCGGCAAGATCGCGGCGGACAACGCGGGTATGCGGCTGTTTATAAGCGATTCAGGCCACCACCGGATCGTCGTCGCCGACAGGGACGGAAAGATCCTGGAGACGATCGGGACCGGGACTGCCGGAAACACCGACGGGTCGTTCGCTGAGGCGGCGTTCTACCTGCCGGGGGGCCTCGCTTTCGACGAAGAGGCAGGCATCCTCTACGTTGCTGATACCGGGAACCACACCATCCGGATGGTCTCCTGGCCCGACCGGAGGGTTGCGACGGCCGCCGGGACGGGCCTCTCGGCACCCTCACCCGACGAGGGCGGACCGGGCACCGATGTGGCGCTGAACGCACCGCAGGATCTCGCGCTGCTGGACGGCTACCTCTACGTCGCGATGGCCGGGGCGAACCAGGTCTGGCGGATGGATCTCGCCACCCATGAGATAGAACCTTACGCCGGGTCGGGCCGGGAGGGCCTGGTCGACGGCCCGCTCGGAGAGGCCGCCTTCGCCGGGCCCGCCGGGATTGTCACCGACGGCGAGGCGCTCTACGTGGCCGACAGCGGGGCTTCGGCGATCCGCCGCATCAAGCGGGGAATGGTCGAGACCCGTATCGGGCATTCCCCGGACGACTTCGGCGATCTCGACACCATCGCCGGGATGGCGCGCATCCACCAGCCGATGGGCATCGCCTCCCGGGAGGGGTCGCTCTACATCGCCGACACCTACAACCATAAGATCAAGCAGTTCGACCCGGAGACCGGGTGGGTCCTCACCAGGGTCGGGAGCGGCGTTCGTGGCTACCGGGACGGGCTGTCGGGGGACGCAAAATTGAATGAGCCCAACGGCCTGGTCGACTTCGCAGGGCTCTGGTACATCGCCGACACCGGCAACCATGCCGTCAGGGTCTATGACCCGGTCCGCCACGTGGTCTCGACCCTGGCGCTCTGGAAGTAG
- a CDS encoding fasciclin domain-containing protein, protein MRANCALFITALVIGAAVLICGCTAPSGDETRNQTDGTPAGTPVDESLTIGEVLARDGNFSTLIQAFEAAGLKGTLAGPGPYTLFAPTDEAFGRLPDTVMEELFNDPKGNLAEILLYHMAPGTYMASGIATNDTIATVQGSPIAVDAAGETVTVNGAEVVRADMVAANGIIHAIDAVMLPPDITLTAMNDTADMTTQTGNTTNVTG, encoded by the coding sequence ATGCGAGCGAATTGCGCACTATTCATAACCGCTCTGGTTATCGGGGCGGCGGTTCTGATCTGCGGTTGCACGGCCCCGTCGGGGGATGAAACCCGGAACCAGACGGACGGCACGCCTGCCGGGACGCCGGTCGACGAGAGCCTGACGATCGGCGAGGTGCTGGCCAGGGACGGCAACTTTTCAACACTGATCCAGGCGTTCGAGGCCGCCGGACTGAAGGGGACGCTCGCCGGGCCGGGGCCCTACACACTCTTCGCACCCACGGATGAGGCGTTCGGCCGACTTCCGGATACCGTAATGGAAGAACTCTTCAATGATCCGAAGGGGAATCTCGCCGAGATCCTGCTCTACCACATGGCCCCGGGCACCTACATGGCATCCGGGATCGCCACGAACGATACCATCGCGACCGTACAGGGCAGCCCGATCGCCGTCGACGCTGCCGGCGAGACCGTGACGGTGAACGGTGCGGAGGTGGTCAGGGCCGATATGGTAGCGGCGAACGGCATCATTCATGCCATCGACGCGGTCATGCTCCCGCCCGACATCACCCTGACGGCGATGAACGATACCGCTGACATGACGACACAGACCGGCAATACGACGAACGTCACCGGCTGA
- a CDS encoding bifunctional RecB family nuclease/DEAD/DEAH box helicase, translating into MPRFNLSPSLIGRFFYHDCERYLRYHATPEQEREKAGIPAVTIARSPVTRALLEAGIRWEEEVVRTKLDGRVRLPDGTGPLSGRSFSIEESFNLFPRLSPGEAIYQSTIPVSVHFLKSYGLDPEQHRFSPCRPDLVRLGEEGCLQIIDIKASEDLSVSHRIQATLYALILDHALDLLGLDLGVDRNRAGIWLYGEDEPEPFDLHLNIRVIENFFRHRLPGILAGPPEDVPWHLTSRCESCEFYSHCRAEAEASSSVSQIPGLSSAGRRYLREAPWDGGFSINALSDLTGFLRDPESDRCLDNCGSLAGQGDRLRATVRALSTGEVVLLAATSLALPVYEDITVTLTLQKDPVSGRIYALGFRRSRGKAVYGTPSHEAIFVAADPGDCAGVRREFARALAAELEGVDGYNRGRDWAEQESVQTYVYDTYEEELFTRLLEEAIEDPATAEDALRLRFYYQDPGIALGSSHPSASVPFPLVVLTREIRRLLALPVPFTLRLPEVLAAIPSSRFAYQLSPNSLFWSEHGNAMKSDAVIMVWHGARPEAADWVRQEVSRRLLATGSVLDGLRERTKERLVRWAEKFRFPSSWDAATPEISRLLFIAEYESTMGARRVQELRSGPWAVRVRDGVSIPLKKSEGNFWKVLAPLDLSLFEQSQAFSYLLVPNGEAGEEAARAFDDLRYRSSPNPGNSGVCFARVRDTIVDRTAGEVRGLVLEVTYPRDHAPFAEGDLAVLHPRFTDFTAPRYVDRLLALDEQPENAFIRLLRDPRGFAAPVCEPGEVVADAERLARDAGFTQSQARAFSHVMTNRLTLVWGPPGTGKTHFLATTILSLVKARRAHGERIRVGVAAFTHAAVENLLVKVQDSVDGFGLTAGLPIYKLRDIRTPGGERSLEALPHDRAETVVGYPALLLGGTVHGFARLEKSLPSLDILIVDEASQMRAAELAMVLPMLGQGGRLVLAGDDLQLPPVVQGAYPAPVDGLPGLEDSVFAYLRHRDDPGRPVYTCQIQENWRMNRTLSGFAAETLYGTGYAPATDAIAAQRIALAPGLPDEEWMEWILDPAYPLVLCVLDGVRTTVENRVEAALVARLSGALRERLIDPGSGERYPATENGDFRFWRHGLFIVSPHHAQIGAIKNSLAGMRAWEYPPFVDTVDKMQGQEAEAVIVSYGVSDAETALAEAEFIYSRNRLNVSLTRSRAKCVVFLPRPLLEPPLDLVQNEKAAAGLVHMLDLQEFCRTHGDARTFDLDDEAGVRLTVMRARGE; encoded by the coding sequence ATGCCCCGCTTCAACCTCAGTCCGTCGCTTATCGGCCGGTTCTTCTACCACGACTGCGAACGCTACCTCCGCTACCACGCGACCCCGGAGCAGGAGCGCGAGAAAGCCGGCATCCCGGCGGTCACGATCGCCCGGAGCCCGGTGACGCGAGCCCTCCTCGAAGCCGGCATCCGGTGGGAGGAGGAGGTTGTCAGGACAAAACTGGATGGGCGGGTGCGGCTCCCGGACGGGACGGGGCCCCTCTCCGGCCGTTCGTTCTCCATCGAGGAGAGTTTCAACCTCTTCCCCCGATTGTCCCCCGGCGAGGCGATCTACCAATCGACCATCCCGGTCTCGGTCCACTTCCTGAAGAGCTACGGCCTCGATCCCGAACAGCACCGATTCTCCCCCTGCCGCCCCGATCTCGTCAGGCTCGGTGAAGAGGGGTGCCTGCAGATCATCGACATCAAGGCGAGCGAGGACCTCAGCGTCAGCCACCGGATCCAGGCGACGCTGTATGCCCTGATCCTCGATCACGCTCTGGACCTGCTCGGTCTCGATCTTGGGGTCGACCGGAACCGGGCGGGGATCTGGCTCTACGGGGAGGACGAACCGGAACCCTTCGATCTGCACCTCAACATACGGGTGATCGAGAACTTCTTCCGCCACCGCCTCCCCGGTATCCTTGCCGGCCCGCCGGAGGACGTGCCCTGGCACCTCACCTCGCGGTGCGAGTCCTGCGAGTTTTACTCCCACTGCCGCGCCGAGGCGGAAGCCTCCTCCTCGGTATCGCAGATCCCGGGCCTCTCGTCCGCCGGGCGGCGCTACCTGCGTGAGGCCCCGTGGGACGGCGGGTTCTCGATCAACGCGCTCTCCGACCTCACCGGATTCCTCCGTGACCCGGAGAGCGACCGCTGCCTCGACAACTGCGGGTCGCTCGCCGGCCAGGGCGACCGCCTGCGGGCGACCGTCCGGGCGCTCTCCACGGGGGAAGTCGTTTTGCTCGCCGCGACCTCGCTCGCACTCCCCGTCTACGAGGATATCACCGTCACCCTGACGCTCCAGAAGGACCCCGTCTCCGGCCGGATATACGCCCTCGGGTTCCGGCGGAGCAGGGGCAAAGCCGTCTACGGGACGCCCTCGCACGAAGCAATCTTCGTCGCGGCGGACCCCGGCGACTGCGCAGGGGTGCGCCGGGAGTTCGCCCGGGCTCTCGCCGCGGAACTCGAGGGCGTCGACGGATACAACCGGGGCCGCGACTGGGCCGAGCAGGAGTCGGTGCAGACCTACGTCTACGACACCTACGAGGAGGAGCTCTTCACCCGGCTGCTCGAAGAGGCGATCGAGGACCCCGCGACGGCGGAGGATGCTCTCAGGCTGCGGTTCTACTACCAGGACCCCGGCATCGCTCTCGGGTCAAGCCACCCGAGCGCGTCCGTCCCCTTCCCGCTCGTCGTCCTGACACGGGAGATCCGGCGGCTGCTCGCGCTTCCCGTCCCGTTCACGCTCCGCCTGCCCGAGGTTCTCGCGGCAATCCCCTCCTCACGGTTCGCGTATCAACTCAGCCCAAACAGCCTCTTCTGGAGCGAGCACGGCAACGCCATGAAAAGCGACGCCGTCATCATGGTGTGGCACGGGGCAAGGCCGGAGGCTGCAGACTGGGTCCGGCAGGAGGTTTCGCGCCGCCTGCTCGCCACAGGGAGCGTCCTCGACGGGCTCCGCGAACGGACGAAGGAGAGACTCGTGCGGTGGGCGGAGAAGTTCCGGTTCCCGAGCTCCTGGGACGCCGCGACGCCTGAGATATCGCGTCTCCTCTTCATCGCGGAGTACGAGTCGACCATGGGCGCCCGGCGGGTGCAGGAACTGCGGAGCGGGCCGTGGGCGGTAAGGGTCCGGGACGGCGTCAGCATCCCTCTCAAGAAGAGCGAGGGTAACTTCTGGAAGGTGCTCGCACCCCTCGACCTCTCGCTCTTCGAGCAGTCGCAGGCGTTCAGTTACCTCCTCGTGCCGAACGGCGAGGCGGGCGAGGAGGCGGCGCGGGCGTTCGACGACCTCCGCTACCGGAGCAGCCCGAACCCCGGGAACAGCGGAGTCTGCTTTGCGAGGGTCCGCGACACCATCGTCGACCGGACGGCCGGGGAAGTCAGGGGGCTTGTGCTGGAGGTGACCTACCCCCGCGATCACGCACCTTTTGCCGAGGGCGACCTCGCGGTGCTGCACCCCCGGTTCACCGATTTCACCGCACCGCGCTACGTCGACCGCCTCCTCGCCCTGGACGAGCAGCCGGAGAACGCGTTCATCCGCCTTCTCCGGGACCCGCGGGGGTTCGCCGCCCCGGTCTGTGAGCCCGGGGAGGTCGTCGCCGATGCAGAACGGCTCGCCCGCGATGCCGGGTTCACTCAAAGTCAGGCACGGGCGTTTTCCCATGTGATGACGAACCGCCTGACCCTGGTCTGGGGGCCGCCCGGAACCGGGAAGACGCATTTTCTCGCGACAACCATCCTCTCGCTCGTCAAAGCCCGGCGGGCGCACGGGGAGCGAATCCGGGTGGGGGTCGCGGCGTTCACCCACGCGGCCGTCGAGAACCTGCTCGTCAAGGTGCAGGACTCCGTCGATGGGTTCGGCCTTACCGCCGGTCTCCCAATCTACAAACTGAGGGATATCCGGACACCCGGTGGGGAACGGAGCCTCGAGGCGCTGCCTCACGATCGGGCGGAGACCGTCGTCGGCTACCCCGCCCTCCTCCTCGGCGGGACGGTGCACGGTTTTGCGAGACTCGAGAAATCCCTCCCGTCCCTCGATATCCTGATCGTCGACGAAGCGTCGCAAATGCGGGCGGCGGAACTCGCGATGGTGCTCCCGATGCTCGGGCAGGGCGGACGGCTCGTCCTCGCGGGGGACGACCTTCAACTCCCGCCGGTCGTCCAGGGGGCGTATCCGGCACCGGTTGACGGCCTCCCCGGGCTTGAGGACTCCGTCTTCGCCTACCTCCGGCACCGCGACGACCCCGGTCGCCCCGTCTACACCTGCCAGATCCAGGAAAACTGGCGGATGAACCGCACCCTCTCGGGGTTCGCAGCGGAGACGCTCTACGGCACCGGGTATGCTCCCGCGACCGACGCGATCGCAGCGCAACGGATCGCCCTTGCGCCGGGTTTGCCGGATGAGGAGTGGATGGAGTGGATCCTCGATCCGGCATACCCGCTCGTGCTCTGTGTCCTTGATGGTGTCCGGACGACCGTGGAGAACCGGGTCGAGGCGGCGCTGGTCGCCCGATTGAGCGGAGCGCTCCGGGAGCGGCTCATCGACCCCGGCTCAGGGGAACGGTATCCGGCGACGGAGAACGGGGATTTCCGATTCTGGCGGCACGGGCTCTTCATCGTCAGCCCGCACCATGCCCAGATAGGCGCCATCAAAAACAGTCTCGCCGGCATGCGGGCCTGGGAATACCCGCCGTTCGTGGACACCGTCGATAAGATGCAGGGGCAGGAGGCGGAGGCGGTCATCGTCAGTTACGGCGTAAGCGACGCCGAGACCGCTCTTGCCGAGGCCGAGTTCATCTACAGCAGAAATCGCCTGAACGTATCGCTGACCCGGAGCCGGGCGAAGTGCGTGGTCTTTCTGCCCCGGCCGCTGCTGGAACCGCCGCTTGATCTGGTGCAGAACGAGAAGGCGGCGGCGGGGCTTGTACACATGCTCGACCTCCAGGAGTTCTGCCGAACCCACGGGGATGCGCGGACATTCGACCTCGACGACGAGGCAGGCGTCCGGCTCACGGTGATGCGGGCGCGGGGGGAGTGA
- a CDS encoding A/G-specific adenine glycosylase, with product MIGSLDPDQNDRERRLLDEIREQGATPETTRLFQDLILSYYRTYGRDLPWRHTTDAYRILVSEIMLQQTQVERAAAKYREFLEQFPDFESLARAPRSEVLLAWQGMGYNRRAIALQETARRVVDEFGGDLPADVETLATFPGIGKATASAICAYAFNMPVVYIETNIRRIFIHFFFQDREDVRDDEILPLVEQALERGNPREWYSALMDYGTVLKKRTANPNRRSASYSRQSRFEGSDRQVRGRILALVLEEGTVTEEEVILRLCEEPGRVKRILGDLAREGFVAESEGAYTCR from the coding sequence GTGATCGGCAGCCTCGATCCCGACCAGAACGACCGCGAACGCCGGCTCCTTGACGAGATCAGGGAGCAGGGGGCAACCCCGGAGACCACCCGCCTCTTCCAGGACCTCATCCTCTCCTACTACCGGACCTACGGCCGGGACCTCCCCTGGCGGCACACCACCGACGCCTACCGGATCCTCGTCTCCGAGATCATGCTCCAGCAGACACAGGTGGAGCGGGCCGCCGCGAAATACCGTGAGTTTCTCGAACAGTTCCCGGACTTCGAGAGCCTTGCCCGTGCACCCAGGAGCGAGGTGCTCCTCGCCTGGCAGGGGATGGGCTACAACCGCCGGGCAATCGCGCTCCAGGAGACCGCACGGCGCGTCGTGGACGAGTTCGGCGGCGACCTCCCGGCCGACGTCGAGACGCTCGCGACCTTCCCCGGCATAGGGAAGGCGACCGCATCGGCGATCTGCGCATACGCGTTCAACATGCCGGTCGTCTACATCGAGACGAACATCCGGCGGATCTTCATCCACTTCTTCTTCCAGGACCGGGAGGACGTCCGGGACGACGAGATTCTCCCGCTCGTCGAACAGGCCCTTGAACGTGGAAACCCGCGGGAGTGGTACAGCGCGCTGATGGATTACGGTACGGTGTTAAAGAAGCGGACGGCGAACCCGAACCGGCGGAGCGCGTCCTATTCCCGGCAGAGCCGGTTCGAGGGGTCCGACCGGCAGGTCAGGGGACGGATACTCGCGCTCGTCCTCGAGGAGGGGACGGTCACGGAGGAGGAGGTGATCCTCCGGCTCTGCGAAGAACCCGGGCGGGTGAAGAGGATTCTCGGGGACCTCGCACGGGAAGGGTTCGTCGCCGAGAGCGAGGGTGCGTATACCTGTAGGTAA
- the uvsE gene encoding UV DNA damage repair endonuclease UvsE: MKIGYPCINRSIGCSSGRTFRLSSYSDERLEETVRENLRCLEEILRYNLKESILFFRIGSGLVPFASHPVCTAPWEETFAEPFREIGRFAHEHGMRVSMHPDQFVVINAKDPGIVEKSVAELRYHAAVLDAMHLDGSAKVQIHVGGVYGDKKASMERFASVYSRLDEGILRRLVVENDDSRYTLADCLRIHEETGIPVLFDVFHHQLNPSGIAVAGAVEQSGATWRPGDGIPMTDYSTPMPGGRRGRHAESLDAADFEQFLAETAPTDIDIMLEIKDKEKSALAAVGIVRRDGRFLLPAER, from the coding sequence ATGAAGATCGGCTACCCGTGCATCAACCGGAGCATCGGCTGCTCCTCGGGCCGCACGTTTCGGCTCTCCTCCTACTCCGACGAACGGCTGGAGGAGACCGTCCGGGAGAACCTCCGCTGCCTTGAAGAGATCCTCCGCTATAACCTCAAAGAGTCCATCCTCTTCTTCCGGATCGGCTCCGGCCTCGTGCCGTTCGCATCGCACCCGGTCTGCACCGCCCCGTGGGAGGAGACCTTCGCGGAGCCGTTTCGCGAGATCGGCCGGTTCGCCCACGAGCACGGGATGCGAGTCTCCATGCACCCCGACCAGTTCGTCGTCATCAACGCGAAAGACCCCGGTATCGTTGAGAAGAGCGTCGCCGAACTCCGTTACCACGCCGCCGTCCTCGACGCCATGCACCTTGATGGAAGCGCGAAAGTCCAGATCCACGTCGGCGGGGTCTACGGGGATAAGAAGGCGAGTATGGAGCGGTTCGCGAGCGTGTACTCCCGCCTCGACGAGGGCATCCTCCGCCGACTGGTCGTCGAGAACGACGACTCGCGCTACACCCTGGCCGATTGTCTCCGCATCCACGAGGAGACCGGCATCCCGGTGCTCTTCGACGTATTCCACCACCAACTCAACCCTTCGGGCATTGCGGTGGCCGGGGCGGTCGAACAGTCCGGCGCGACCTGGCGGCCCGGAGACGGCATCCCGATGACCGATTACAGCACCCCGATGCCGGGCGGGCGAAGAGGGAGGCATGCAGAGAGCCTTGATGCTGCCGACTTCGAGCAGTTCCTCGCCGAGACCGCGCCGACGGATATCGACATCATGCTCGAGATCAAGGATAAAGAGAAGAGCGCTCTTGCGGCCGTCGGGATCGTCCGCCGGGACGGGCGGTTTCTCCTGCCGGCAGAGCGGTAG
- a CDS encoding fasciclin domain-containing protein: MKNIIETLEDSENLAVFLELIRIAGMEPMLRERGPFTVFVPTDEAFARVPKERMDEIRQDPDKLLLITSYHVVPELLTSEDLRSIAAVRSSLGTDLVIRSSDRGITVNSVPIVEADAFCTNGICHAISSALVPPAIDVVTP; encoded by the coding sequence ATGAAGAACATCATCGAAACCCTGGAAGACTCCGAGAACCTCGCCGTATTTCTCGAACTGATCCGGATAGCGGGCATGGAGCCGATGCTCCGCGAGAGGGGGCCGTTCACGGTCTTCGTCCCGACGGACGAGGCGTTTGCGAGGGTCCCGAAGGAGCGGATGGATGAGATCAGGCAGGACCCCGACAAGCTCCTTCTCATCACGAGTTACCATGTCGTGCCGGAGCTGCTGACCTCGGAGGACCTCCGGAGTATCGCCGCCGTCAGGTCGAGCCTCGGAACGGATCTCGTCATACGGTCGTCCGATCGGGGCATCACCGTCAACAGCGTCCCCATCGTCGAGGCCGACGCGTTCTGTACGAACGGCATCTGCCATGCAATCAGCTCGGCGCTCGTTCCTCCGGCGATAGACGTCGTTACACCCTGA
- a CDS encoding fasciclin domain-containing protein — protein sequence MKSILATLRESGSFATFLDLVQAAGMEERLSAEGPYTLFVPDDDAFRAVPRSELDAIRENVDRLADTLNYHIVPGVHSMIDLLGIRTLRSLQGEDLTVEVAPEGVLVNDVPVVESDAWCTNGLCHAVYALLLPPVARTAAV from the coding sequence ATGAAGAGTATCCTCGCGACCTTGCGGGAATCGGGCTCGTTTGCCACGTTTCTTGACCTTGTACAGGCAGCCGGCATGGAGGAGCGGTTGAGCGCCGAAGGGCCCTATACCCTCTTCGTCCCGGACGACGATGCGTTCCGGGCGGTGCCCCGGTCGGAACTGGACGCGATCCGGGAGAACGTCGACAGGCTTGCTGATACCCTGAATTACCATATCGTCCCGGGGGTGCATTCCATGATCGACCTCCTGGGCATACGGACCCTGCGGTCGCTCCAGGGGGAAGACCTGACGGTGGAGGTTGCGCCGGAGGGGGTGCTGGTCAACGACGTGCCGGTGGTGGAGTCCGATGCGTGGTGCACCAACGGCCTCTGCCATGCGGTTTACGCGCTGCTCCTGCCTCCGGTTGCCAGGACGGCTGCAGTATAG
- a CDS encoding fasciclin domain-containing protein, which yields MKSIFETAREDDRLSTSIRLIQVGGVAETLRGEGEYTALFPTNEAYSGFSGEMVDVITDDRERLADMILYHVIQGKLTTHELARMEAIRTLQGDHLDISGPPEAMRLNDAAVLQPDVECTNGIYHVIDRVLMPRAVEARVRRLV from the coding sequence ATGAAGAGTATCTTTGAGACAGCCCGGGAAGACGACCGGCTGAGCACCTCCATCAGGCTGATACAGGTCGGAGGGGTGGCGGAGACCCTCCGGGGAGAGGGGGAGTATACGGCACTGTTCCCTACGAATGAGGCGTATTCCGGATTCTCCGGAGAGATGGTGGACGTCATCACGGACGACCGGGAGAGGCTCGCGGATATGATCCTGTACCATGTGATCCAGGGCAAACTCACCACGCACGAACTGGCACGGATGGAGGCGATCAGGACCCTGCAGGGGGACCACCTGGATATCTCGGGGCCTCCGGAGGCGATGCGGCTGAATGACGCCGCCGTCCTCCAGCCCGACGTCGAATGCACGAACGGCATCTATCACGTCATCGACAGGGTGCTCATGCCGCGGGCGGTCGAGGCGCGGGTGAGAAGACTGGTCTGA
- a CDS encoding fasciclin domain-containing protein, with product MAKIFDALQNDGRFGRLVEIIRTLGEEKTLQGEGPMTFFAPVDSAWDAIPEPNRAMILNDRQMLSHLIDFFTIGGHKCTLDALLARNVVQTVEGNVIAVRKTERGTQVDEAVVLEGDMEAENGIIHVLDSIPFVTLSQAFEAYAASE from the coding sequence ATGGCGAAGATCTTTGATGCGTTACAGAATGATGGGCGGTTTGGCAGGCTCGTCGAGATCATCCGGACCCTCGGCGAGGAGAAGACGCTGCAGGGCGAGGGGCCGATGACGTTCTTTGCCCCGGTCGACTCGGCGTGGGATGCGATCCCCGAGCCGAACCGGGCGATGATCTTGAACGACAGGCAGATGCTCTCGCATCTCATCGACTTCTTCACGATCGGCGGGCATAAGTGCACGCTCGATGCGCTGCTCGCGAGGAATGTCGTGCAGACCGTGGAAGGGAACGTCATCGCAGTCAGGAAGACCGAGCGCGGTACGCAGGTGGACGAGGCCGTCGTGCTCGAGGGGGACATGGAGGCGGAGAACGGCATCATCCATGTCCTCGATAGCATCCCCTTCGTGACGCTCTCGCAGGCCTTCGAGGCCTACGCAGCGAGCGAGTAA
- a CDS encoding DUF447 domain-containing protein — protein sequence MGLLTEGINEVIATTDQNAAPMGIINRSGSLHMVLFRGSHTARNIARDRWVVANFVFDPVIYVRTAFDDLPKEAFVSEEIDGMVVSRLRDVEAWAAFAADVERSSDEAIVVRLVPFHEEVLDLRLHPVNRGFASIVDATVHATRYIRSRDPWLKRLIEHHTGLARKCGGSREWEALELLEGYIGDLTRE from the coding sequence ATGGGACTGCTGACCGAGGGGATCAACGAGGTGATCGCGACCACCGACCAGAACGCCGCCCCCATGGGGATCATCAACCGGAGCGGCTCCCTGCACATGGTCCTCTTCCGGGGGAGCCATACGGCGAGGAACATCGCCCGGGACCGCTGGGTGGTGGCGAACTTCGTCTTCGACCCGGTGATCTACGTCCGGACCGCCTTCGACGACCTCCCCAAGGAGGCCTTCGTCTCCGAAGAGATCGACGGAATGGTCGTCTCCCGCCTCCGCGACGTGGAGGCCTGGGCCGCGTTTGCCGCCGACGTGGAGCGGTCGAGCGACGAGGCGATCGTCGTCCGGCTCGTCCCCTTCCACGAGGAGGTGCTCGACCTGCGGCTGCACCCGGTGAACCGGGGCTTTGCAAGCATCGTGGACGCTACGGTCCATGCCACCCGCTATATCAGGAGCCGCGACCCGTGGCTTAAGCGGCTGATCGAGCATCATACCGGCCTCGCCCGGAAATGCGGCGGCTCCCGGGAGTGGGAGGCGCTCGAACTCCTTGAAGGGTATATCGGCGACCTGACCCGCGAGTGA